In the Devosia sp. SL43 genome, one interval contains:
- a CDS encoding cupin domain-containing protein: MRKLAAKDVIFTLGMQKHPEGGWYAQTFEDQSQVDGRARSTAIYYLLEAGDASHWHRVDAVEVWHFYAGAPLNLRISDGTSIDVHILGADLDAGQRPQVVVPQQAWQSAISTGEWTLVGCTVAPGFQFSGFELAEKDWAPGPA; the protein is encoded by the coding sequence ATGAGAAAGCTGGCCGCCAAGGACGTGATTTTCACGCTCGGTATGCAGAAGCATCCTGAAGGCGGCTGGTATGCGCAGACCTTCGAGGATCAGTCCCAGGTGGACGGGCGCGCCCGTTCGACGGCGATCTACTACCTGCTTGAGGCGGGGGACGCCTCGCACTGGCACCGGGTGGATGCTGTCGAGGTCTGGCATTTCTATGCCGGCGCGCCGCTCAACCTGCGCATCTCGGATGGCACGAGCATCGATGTGCATATCCTGGGGGCGGACCTCGATGCCGGACAGCGGCCGCAGGTGGTGGTGCCGCAGCAGGCTTGGCAATCGGCGATTAGCACTGGCGAGTGGACGCTGGTCGGCTGCACGGTGGCGCCGGGCTTCCAGTTTTCCGGCTTCGAGCTAGCCGAAAAGGACTGGGCGCCAGGGCCTGCTTAA
- the ndk gene encoding nucleoside-diphosphate kinase gives MALERTFSIIKPDAVRRNLIGKIVAKFEEAGLRPIALKKIHMTRAQAEGFYAVHKERPFFGELVEQMIASPVVVQVLEGEGAILKNREVMGATNPANAAEGTIRKEFALSIGENSVHGSDAPETAAEEIKFFFNDDELVG, from the coding sequence ATGGCGCTCGAACGCACTTTCTCCATCATCAAGCCCGATGCTGTCCGTCGCAACCTCATCGGCAAGATCGTCGCCAAGTTCGAAGAAGCCGGTCTCCGCCCGATCGCCCTCAAGAAGATCCACATGACCCGCGCTCAGGCCGAAGGCTTTTACGCGGTCCACAAGGAACGCCCCTTCTTTGGTGAACTGGTCGAGCAGATGATCGCTTCGCCGGTCGTCGTGCAGGTTCTGGAAGGCGAAGGCGCCATCCTCAAGAACCGCGAAGTCATGGGCGCGACCAACCCGGCCAACGCTGCCGAAGGCACCATCCGCAAGGAATTCGCACTCTCGATCGGCGAAAACTCGGTCCACGGCTCCGACGCTCCCGAAACCGCTGCCGAAGAGATCAAGTTCTTCTTCAACGACGACGAGCTGGTTGGGTGA
- a CDS encoding DUF4344 domain-containing metallopeptidase, which yields MRVHGSKLVLALLLCLLWIPGLAQAQDLTKAQRAEVRRFAYNNSLFVLYHEVAHLLFHQLDLPILGKEEDAADNMATWTLLNKRTSEADTALADAAQGWILSGIAYDSGGDETDFAGAHSLDKQRAYAIVCLMVGMDDTAFRPIANEYRMERDRQDSCYWDYDTVNRSLQGLLGSRSNKSGQGTDVVVTYHDVSGRLKAAADAFKSSGVFDEVAEELRQNYSLREPVAFNAKRCGEANAFYDPETVEVIFCYELMQDYMELYTNAMPDEVAPAPRDTGVGKEKTSKF from the coding sequence ATGCGCGTCCATGGTTCAAAGCTGGTTCTTGCCCTGCTGCTCTGCCTGCTCTGGATCCCCGGCCTCGCGCAAGCGCAGGACCTGACCAAGGCGCAGCGCGCCGAAGTCCGGCGCTTCGCCTACAATAATAGCCTATTCGTGCTCTACCACGAGGTGGCGCATCTGCTGTTCCATCAGCTCGACCTGCCCATTCTGGGCAAGGAAGAAGATGCGGCGGACAACATGGCGACCTGGACACTGCTCAACAAGCGGACGTCGGAGGCCGACACAGCACTGGCCGATGCGGCGCAGGGCTGGATTCTTTCGGGCATTGCCTATGACAGCGGCGGCGACGAGACGGACTTTGCCGGTGCGCATAGCCTCGACAAGCAGCGCGCCTATGCCATCGTCTGCCTGATGGTGGGCATGGACGACACCGCTTTCCGCCCCATCGCCAATGAATACCGCATGGAGCGCGACCGGCAGGACAGCTGCTACTGGGACTATGACACGGTGAACCGGAGCCTGCAGGGGCTATTGGGGAGCCGCAGCAACAAGTCCGGCCAGGGTACCGACGTGGTTGTGACCTATCACGATGTCAGCGGCCGGCTGAAGGCGGCAGCCGATGCCTTCAAGTCGAGCGGCGTGTTCGACGAGGTGGCCGAGGAGCTGCGGCAGAACTACAGCCTGCGCGAACCGGTGGCATTCAACGCCAAGCGCTGCGGCGAGGCCAATGCCTTCTACGATCCGGAAACCGTGGAAGTCATCTTCTGCTATGAGCTGATGCAGGACTATATGGAGCTCTATACCAACGCCATGCCCGACGAGGTGGCCCCTGCCCCGCGTGACACGGGTGTCGGCAAGGAGAAG
- a CDS encoding ABC-F family ATP-binding cassette domain-containing protein: MLTINNLTYRIQGRELFEDASVVLPTGSKTGFVGKNGTGKTTLFHLIQGHLSADAGSIELVKKARIGAVAQEAPAGNETVLEVVMAADKERTALMAEAETATDPDRIGEIYMRLADIDAHTAEARASSILKGLGFEQDRQNAPTHELSGGWRMRVSLAGVLFSQPDLLLLDEPTNYLDLEGTLWLEKYLATYPYTVFMISHDRDLLNKSVNSIIHLEHRKFTFYKGNYDTFENTRRMQMELNNKSRDKALDQVAHLQKFVDRFKAKASKAKQAQSRMKMIEKLKPPAAMFDEYSAPFTFQQPKAELATPMISLDGVSAGYGSKTILRNVNMRIDPEDRIALIGVNGNGKSTFAKLLAGDIQAMGGTLRKGKKLEIAHFAQHQMDKLKPEWTPFEHVVELMPTDSEAKRRSRLSQMGLTKSRMDTLAKNLSGGERARLLMGLITFGGPGMMILDEPTNHLDIDSRDALVHALNDYEGAVLIISHDRHLIEATCDTLWIAEGGTIRELDEDLDSYQRSITSNKEGKGGSKADRKADKAQAAARRAEIAPLKNSIKDAETKIARLKVEIGKIDAQLEDPKVYNGAPERVITLGKDKARLGADLETTEEQWLALSAELEEAERA; encoded by the coding sequence ATGCTTACGATCAACAACCTTACCTATCGCATCCAGGGCCGCGAACTGTTCGAGGACGCCTCCGTGGTATTGCCCACCGGGTCCAAGACCGGATTCGTGGGCAAGAACGGCACCGGCAAGACCACCCTGTTCCACCTGATCCAGGGGCATCTGTCGGCCGATGCTGGTTCGATCGAGCTGGTCAAGAAGGCCCGTATCGGCGCGGTGGCGCAGGAAGCGCCTGCGGGCAACGAGACGGTGCTCGAAGTCGTGATGGCCGCCGACAAGGAGCGCACGGCGCTGATGGCGGAGGCCGAAACGGCAACCGACCCGGATCGCATCGGCGAAATCTATATGCGGCTGGCCGATATCGACGCGCATACCGCGGAGGCGCGAGCCTCGTCGATCCTCAAGGGTCTGGGCTTCGAGCAGGATCGGCAGAATGCGCCGACGCATGAGCTTTCGGGCGGCTGGCGCATGCGCGTGTCGCTGGCCGGCGTGCTGTTCAGCCAGCCGGACCTGCTGCTGCTAGACGAGCCGACCAACTATCTCGATCTCGAAGGAACGCTGTGGCTGGAGAAGTATCTGGCTACCTACCCCTATACGGTCTTCATGATCAGCCACGATCGTGACCTGCTGAACAAGTCGGTCAACTCGATCATCCATCTCGAGCATCGCAAGTTCACCTTCTACAAGGGGAACTACGACACGTTCGAGAATACCCGCCGCATGCAGATGGAGCTCAACAACAAGAGCCGAGACAAAGCGCTCGACCAGGTGGCGCATCTGCAGAAGTTCGTCGATCGCTTCAAGGCAAAGGCCAGCAAGGCCAAGCAGGCGCAATCGCGGATGAAGATGATCGAGAAGCTCAAGCCGCCGGCGGCCATGTTCGACGAATATTCGGCACCGTTCACCTTCCAGCAGCCAAAGGCCGAGCTGGCCACGCCTATGATCTCGCTGGATGGCGTGTCGGCGGGCTATGGCAGCAAGACCATCCTGCGCAACGTCAACATGCGGATCGACCCGGAAGACCGGATCGCGCTGATCGGCGTCAATGGCAATGGCAAGTCGACCTTTGCCAAGCTGCTGGCGGGCGACATCCAGGCGATGGGCGGCACGCTGCGCAAGGGCAAGAAGCTGGAGATCGCGCATTTTGCGCAGCACCAGATGGACAAGCTCAAGCCGGAATGGACGCCGTTCGAGCATGTGGTCGAGCTGATGCCCACCGACAGCGAGGCCAAGCGCCGGTCGCGGCTGAGCCAGATGGGACTGACCAAGTCGCGCATGGATACGCTAGCCAAGAATCTCAGCGGTGGCGAACGGGCGCGCCTGTTGATGGGGCTGATCACCTTTGGCGGGCCGGGCATGATGATTCTCGACGAGCCGACCAACCATCTCGACATCGACAGCCGCGACGCGCTGGTGCATGCGCTCAACGACTACGAAGGCGCGGTGCTGATCATCAGCCACGATCGCCATCTGATCGAAGCGACCTGCGACACGCTGTGGATTGCCGAAGGCGGCACCATCCGCGAGCTGGACGAGGACCTCGACAGCTATCAGCGCAGCATTACCTCCAACAAGGAGGGCAAGGGCGGCTCGAAGGCGGATCGCAAGGCGGACAAGGCGCAGGCTGCGGCCCGCCGCGCCGAGATCGCGCCGCTCAAGAACTCCATTAAGGATGCGGAAACCAAGATCGCCCGTTTGAAGGTGGAAATCGGCAAAATCGATGCCCAGCTCGAAGACCCAAAAGTCTACAACGGCGCTCCCGAGCGGGTCATTACGCTGGGCAAGGACAAGGCGCGCTTAGGCGCCGATCTCGAAACCACCGAAGAGCAGTGGCTGGCGCTGAGCGCCGAGCTGGAGGAAGCTGAGCGCGCATGA